In Gemmatimonadota bacterium, the genomic window GTAGAATGACATCGCGATGGTCTCGCGGAGGTCTTCGGGCAAGTCGGCTTCTAATTGCATTACAAAATTGCGCATTCGTCCCGCTGATTTTTGATCGCAGGGCACCAGAAGTTCAACCCAGTTTGGGGTTGCCGATGTCACTTCGATAATTGTCTCCTGGCGACTTGCGCCGAGGCCGTCCTGAACGAGGCGTGTCAATTCCTGTGGATCTATGGGTTTTGGGATATAGTGGTATGCCTGTTCGCGGATTGCTTTGAGGAGGGTATCTGAGGTGTCATCGGAGGTCATGACGATGACTGGCGGCGGTGAGGGCAGGGTTTTTACTTTTGACAACAATTCCAAACCGTTGAGTCCGGGCATCCATATATCTGTAAGGAGCAAGTCGAATGAGGTTTTGGCGATTCGGTCATAAGCTTTTGTTCCATCGGTAACCGTTTCTGTTGTGTACCCGGCGTCTTCGAGTATGGCTTCTACCAGCACTCTGGTTGGGCCGTCGTCTTCAGCGATTAATATTTTGGACATGTTCGGTGCTCGGTTCAAAAGGAATATGTGAGTTCTTTGAGTGCATTTTGGACGGCAGATAATTCGCGTTCGAGCGTTTGGAAGGTTGCGGGGGCCTGGTTCAAGTTGTTCGATTTGCCCATTTGCTCAAGTGCGAAGGCTGCCTCGTATGCTGCTTTGGCGTCAAAATTGGCCACGGAACCCTTCAGTGCGTGGGCTGCCTGACGCAGGTCTTCAGGCGATTGTTGGTCAATGGCACGATGCAATGCGGCAATCTGGTCGGGCAATTCTTCTGTGAAGATATCAACCATTTTTTTTAGAATTTGCCTTCTTCCGCCTACCCGTGTCATGATACCATCAATGTCAATAGGAGGTGTTTGGGAAGCGGCAGGCACATTCAGATTTTGCAGGACGGCAACGAGTTGGTCTGCGCGAACAGGGCGGATTAGCGTTGCTGTGGCACCTGCGTTGAGACAGGATTGATCGTATTTTTCGTGTGATACGAGACCAATAATGGGAATGTCCGATTGTGCCCGCGCAATTTGTTGTTCAATATTTTCACACTCATCTATGTCAATCATTGCGAAATGATAGGATATGGCTTGCTCGGGCAGTTCGGGAACTGCCACGACCTGATAGCCCTTTTGCTCGAGGAGCGCGTAGAGCAGGTGGCGGTGGATGGGGTTGCGGTCTATAATGAGCGCGTCACAAGAAGTTGGGAGATGGGCCATCGAATCCGACTCCGGGAATGTGAAAAAGGTCATTCGCATAATAGGTACAACGAATTGGCTGTTTGTGTCAACCACAATTGTTTGAGGTTGTGGGGGGGCTCGCACTAATAGGGAGAAGTAGATTTTTGATTGACTTCTGTTTTTGTGTTTGCAATCTTAATGGCAAATGGTTTCCTACAATCGCTATTCCGATAGTATCAGGAGGTGTTTATGGATCTTAAGGATTTGGACCGTATCCACAAGGAACAGGCTGAAAGACAAAAGTTCAAAAGCATTCTTCAACGTTTTGAAGAAGGGAGCAATGTTAGGAATGGGTTTATTGTCATTGCTATTGTGATTGTCCTGGTCATTGTGATTTACGGTTTGAAAGAAATGAATTTTCTCTTTGAATCTATTCCGGGCGGTGACCCGGTAGAACAAGTAACACCACGGGGAACAGAGGGTGAATAGGGCTGATTGAATGGGTAAACGCAATACACATACACATACGATTGATTCTACTGGTGGCTTTCAACAGATTCGAGATGCGTTAGACGCATTGCAGCGGAGTGAAGAGCGTCTTACACACGCGCTCGAAGCCGGTGGGATTGGTCTGTTTGATTGGAATATACAGAACGATAGCGCCGTGTGTACAGACCGGTATTTCGAACTTTTTGGTTTTCCTCCACGAGATACGATGGTCTCTGAGGCCGAGTGGTTGGCGTGCGTTTATCCGGATGATCAAGATCGCGC contains:
- a CDS encoding response regulator; its protein translation is MSKILIAEDDGPTRVLVEAILEDAGYTTETVTDGTKAYDRIAKTSFDLLLTDIWMPGLNGLELLSKVKTLPSPPPVIVMTSDDTSDTLLKAIREQAYHYIPKPIDPQELTRLVQDGLGASRQETIIEVTSATPNWVELLVPCDQKSAGRMRNFVMQLEADLPEDLRETIAMSFYELLANAIEWGGKLDPSKKVRIAFLRFERMLMFRIADPGSGFDMDELEHAALNNPDDPIAHMSVRENQGLRPGGFGLLMVKTSADELIYNEARNEVAFVKYLDLPKDTNR
- a CDS encoding response regulator: MRMTFFTFPESDSMAHLPTSCDALIIDRNPIHRHLLYALLEQKGYQVVAVPELPEQAISYHFAMIDIDECENIEQQIARAQSDIPIIGLVSHEKYDQSCLNAGATATLIRPVRADQLVAVLQNLNVPAASQTPPIDIDGIMTRVGGRRQILKKMVDIFTEELPDQIAALHRAIDQQSPEDLRQAAHALKGSVANFDAKAAYEAAFALEQMGKSNNLNQAPATFQTLERELSAVQNALKELTYSF